In Phragmites australis chromosome 16, lpPhrAust1.1, whole genome shotgun sequence, one DNA window encodes the following:
- the LOC133894735 gene encoding protein trichome birefringence-like 8 isoform X2: MRATHVLVSSVFLFLLAICIVALLPPRGSPSPWSSFFQSWQLHPVSSRSSTEHNSAGGGGGGCDYSDGRWVRDDATVAAYGEDCPFLDPGFRCMRNGRNDLSFRFNAKEMLERSRNGRIVFAGDSIGRNQWESMVCMLADAVPAGASRVYEQSGKPISRHKGYLSMVFADYNLSVEYYRAPMIVMVDRFPANATGDSGGGVRGAVRLDVLARHADRWAGADVLVLNTGHWWNLHKTVKAGNYFMVGDRLNKTMDLKEAFRLSLQTVEDWELSSARSSESYFFFRSYSPSHYRNGTWDTGGSCAEQRGPLTTNDHSGEDHSWINAMIVKTTEDIKRHGRKARFLNITHMTVLRPDGHPSRHREPGTPPDAPEDCSHWCLPGVPDMWNEVLYAHLVHVGYDTRRKHR, from the exons ATGCGCGCGACACACGTGCTCGTCTCCTCcgttttcctcttcctcctcgcgaTCTGCATCGTCGCGCTCCTGCCGCCACGCGGGTCGCCTTCGCCATGGTCGTCGTTCTTCCAGTCTTGGCAGCTGCATCCGGtcagcagcagaagcagcacGGAGCACAACAgcgccggcggtggcggtggaggatGCGACTATTCGGACGGGCGATGGGTGAGGGACGACGCCACCGTGGCGGCGTACGGGGAGGACTGCCCATTCCTCGACCCCGGCTTCCGGTGCATGCGGAACGGCCGCAACGACTTGTCCTTCCG GTTTAACGCGAAGGAGATGCTAGAGAGGAGCCGGAACGGCCGGATCGTGTTCGCCGGGGACTCGATCGGCCGGAACCAGTGGGAGTCTATGGTGTGCATGCTCGCCGACGCGGTGCCGGCTGGCGCGTCCAGAGTGTACGAGCAGTCCGGGAAGCCGATCAGCCGGCACAAGGGCTACCTCTCCATGGTTTTCGCCGACTACAATCTCTCCGTCGAGTACTACCGCGCGCCGATGATCGTGATGGTGGACCGCTTCCCGGCTAACGCGACAGGTGACAGCGGTGGCGGCGTGAGGGGAGCCGTCCGGCTGGACGTGCTGGCACGGCACGCGGACCGGTGGGCCGGCGCCGACGTGCTCGTGCTCAACACTGGGCACTGGTGGAACCTGCACAAGACCGTCAAAGC AGGAAACTATTTCATGGTCGGCGACCGCTTGAACAAGACCATGGACCTCAAGGAAGCATTTCGACTGTCTCTGCAAACTGTGGAAGATTGGGAGTTGAGTAGTGCTCGATCTTCAGAAAGCTATTTCTTCTTCAGGAGTTATTCTCCTTCGCATTATCG CAATGGCACATGGGACACAGGTGGTTCGTGCGCCGAGCAACGGGGTCCACTGACCACTAACGACCACTCGGGTGAAGATCACTCGTGGATCAACGCGATGATCGTAAAGACGACGGAAGATATCAAGAGACACGGAAGGAAGGCACGGTTCTTGAACATCACCCACATGACGGTGCTCAGACCGGACGGCCACCCGTCACGGCACCGGGAGCCGGGAACGCCGCCGGACGCGCCGGAGGACTGCAGCCACTGGTGCCTGCCGGGCGTGCCGGACATGTGGAACGAGGTCCTCTACGCACATCTTGTGCATGTGGGGTATGACACAAGAAGAAAACATAGATGA
- the LOC133894735 gene encoding protein trichome birefringence-like 8 isoform X1, whose product MRATHVLVSSVFLFLLAICIVALLPPRGSPSPWSSFFQSWQLHPVSSRSSTEHNSAGGGGGGCDYSDGRWVRDDATVAAYGEDCPFLDPGFRCMRNGRNDLSFRHWRWQPHRCHIPKFNAKEMLERSRNGRIVFAGDSIGRNQWESMVCMLADAVPAGASRVYEQSGKPISRHKGYLSMVFADYNLSVEYYRAPMIVMVDRFPANATGDSGGGVRGAVRLDVLARHADRWAGADVLVLNTGHWWNLHKTVKAGNYFMVGDRLNKTMDLKEAFRLSLQTVEDWELSSARSSESYFFFRSYSPSHYRNGTWDTGGSCAEQRGPLTTNDHSGEDHSWINAMIVKTTEDIKRHGRKARFLNITHMTVLRPDGHPSRHREPGTPPDAPEDCSHWCLPGVPDMWNEVLYAHLVHVGYDTRRKHR is encoded by the exons ATGCGCGCGACACACGTGCTCGTCTCCTCcgttttcctcttcctcctcgcgaTCTGCATCGTCGCGCTCCTGCCGCCACGCGGGTCGCCTTCGCCATGGTCGTCGTTCTTCCAGTCTTGGCAGCTGCATCCGGtcagcagcagaagcagcacGGAGCACAACAgcgccggcggtggcggtggaggatGCGACTATTCGGACGGGCGATGGGTGAGGGACGACGCCACCGTGGCGGCGTACGGGGAGGACTGCCCATTCCTCGACCCCGGCTTCCGGTGCATGCGGAACGGCCGCAACGACTTGTCCTTCCGGCACTGGCGCTGGCAGCCTCATCGCTGCCACATCCCTAA GTTTAACGCGAAGGAGATGCTAGAGAGGAGCCGGAACGGCCGGATCGTGTTCGCCGGGGACTCGATCGGCCGGAACCAGTGGGAGTCTATGGTGTGCATGCTCGCCGACGCGGTGCCGGCTGGCGCGTCCAGAGTGTACGAGCAGTCCGGGAAGCCGATCAGCCGGCACAAGGGCTACCTCTCCATGGTTTTCGCCGACTACAATCTCTCCGTCGAGTACTACCGCGCGCCGATGATCGTGATGGTGGACCGCTTCCCGGCTAACGCGACAGGTGACAGCGGTGGCGGCGTGAGGGGAGCCGTCCGGCTGGACGTGCTGGCACGGCACGCGGACCGGTGGGCCGGCGCCGACGTGCTCGTGCTCAACACTGGGCACTGGTGGAACCTGCACAAGACCGTCAAAGC AGGAAACTATTTCATGGTCGGCGACCGCTTGAACAAGACCATGGACCTCAAGGAAGCATTTCGACTGTCTCTGCAAACTGTGGAAGATTGGGAGTTGAGTAGTGCTCGATCTTCAGAAAGCTATTTCTTCTTCAGGAGTTATTCTCCTTCGCATTATCG CAATGGCACATGGGACACAGGTGGTTCGTGCGCCGAGCAACGGGGTCCACTGACCACTAACGACCACTCGGGTGAAGATCACTCGTGGATCAACGCGATGATCGTAAAGACGACGGAAGATATCAAGAGACACGGAAGGAAGGCACGGTTCTTGAACATCACCCACATGACGGTGCTCAGACCGGACGGCCACCCGTCACGGCACCGGGAGCCGGGAACGCCGCCGGACGCGCCGGAGGACTGCAGCCACTGGTGCCTGCCGGGCGTGCCGGACATGTGGAACGAGGTCCTCTACGCACATCTTGTGCATGTGGGGTATGACACAAGAAGAAAACATAGATGA